From a single Zygotorulaspora mrakii chromosome 2, complete sequence genomic region:
- the ESS1 gene encoding peptidylprolyl isomerase ESS1 (similar to Saccharomyces cerevisiae ESS1 (YJR017C); ancestral locus Anc_5.135), translating to MSEKSSAESGLPEPWNVRYSKSKKREYFFNPETKQSQWEEPEGTNHEAFIKYLGEHPVRVRCLHLLIKHKDSRRPASHRSENITITKDEAIAELKKFEERLSNEKFEELAKERSDCSSFKRGGDLGWFGKGEMQPSFESAAYKLKVGEVSGIVESDSGVHLIKRVG from the coding sequence ATGAGTGAAAAGAGCTCTGCAGAGTCAGGCTTACCTGAGCCGTGGAACGTAAGATATAGCAAATCTAAGAAAAGGGagtatttcttcaatcCGGAAACAAAACAATCGCAATGGGAAGAGCCAGAAGGCACCAATCATGAGGCGTTCATAAAATATCTTGGAGAACACCCTGTGCGCGTGAGATGTTTGCATCTGCTGATAAAACACAAGGACTCACGGAGGCCTGCGTCACACAGATCGGAGAACATTACCATCACAAAAGATGAGGCTATTGcagagttgaaaaaatttgaagaacgACTAAGTAATGAAAAGTTCGAGGAATTAGCAAAGGAAAGGTCGGATTGCTCATCCTTCAAAAGAGGGGGGGATCTGGGTTGGTTCGGAAAAGGTGAAATGCAACCTAGTTTCGAATCTGCAGCGTATAAGCTGAAGGTGGGTGAGGTAAGTGGTATCGTCGAGTCGGATAGCGGTGTTCATCTGATCAAAAGAGTCGGTTAA